From Coccinella septempunctata chromosome 4, icCocSept1.1, whole genome shotgun sequence, a single genomic window includes:
- the LOC123310992 gene encoding uncharacterized protein LOC123310992, translating to MSTWKPDEINVIHNYLQNKSGPIKAEDHKAIKERLPGRSIPAIKKKCLELKHNPNLPNRTNKWTSEEINRLISEYAARPEAQISARIDRIVDLFPGRTKKAIATKLRENHPEIYYRTTTQVPPQNTNTAQPQNANTAQPESPVVTQRGPQISPERTPQPTSRIHPSEEEDQHSPEHTIQINEDELKTCREAFQKIFCRTGDSKPRINKFLVKPNNMKSIQLINHILQERIHHFATNCTNQVQQRKNIKKAIYVAGILLKKYIVKKTGPPDYKITEDKIKLLNNSVDNAKKILNWKGGNFGRSLTEEARRIKKAKMTTSEYITMLEDRMALLQQKLDKLKSRHRVNAIRRKFSENPSVKLINTEERVQPPNKEDVEKFYAELYKKHESTTNTPALDRWIAKLQRETASHRYQDQLQESRINEQTLQVLAKSAPWKAPGEDGIPAYLYKTFPAAKSYLQRFIYTTITGEHKMAEPDCRAEVVLIHKKGDNKDPENYRPIALLNTDYKILTGVIRNTLQKHLPDWAIPTEQLARENVWGTIQGMLIDKAITQRARQNRAKHYSAWYDFKKAFDTISHRHLKRMISVLPLHKNIKRLLKTVMELWTLRVRVGKGKTAPIYIKRGLYQGDSLSPLLFILLTACIIEHLKTSPQIIKNTRGQFDILAFMDDIKCHVKTKKALKTVTDEIRRSGEEIGLVLNTTKCGRYCRVDDEDDHNAPFLPQIREGYKYLGLEQLERDSARNYDTTEEKILKETEKIFRSPLTVPQKVHLFNTATVPSAIYVLGNIYPDEKRSTTLKKCRDLDKAIRKILTIENHKGRTTSNAHVYLPIIRGGMGLKNIELETEIQLARRGIYLKSHADLAGTRKKYEELKAAGWRNPISDHDFVMKKYRCPTINYQQENLKQNCKIVKEHICQTFQQELENEWSQDMHYGKVVLKEKKIIEFPAYTSPLMDHWRFSLLHSAAEEQLHGLGGTAGRSKKCRRCNTASETAYHVSSGCIIGAYTTRHDYIVHWILKHILLKQNAPQEILANFPFGKATCNPTFETGGRKIIVRAGGSIYTEKIHHNKPDIMVRFTNPDVIYIFEIAVAHVQNIRTQEKIKKVRYSVNGAVHIDHTNCETAGRDLNLIGELESQYHCPVHLGIFVVGCYGEVLNTEEHKNFLKLLAQVGLTNFEIRSLINKCSYSVAVSTTNILLKHLSI from the coding sequence CAAGACCCGAGGCCCAAATATCAGCCCGTATCGACCGCATCGTCGACCTTTTTCCCGGTAGGACGAAGAAGGCAATTGCAACAAAGCTCCGAGAAAACCACCCCGAAATATACTATAGGACGACAACCCAGGTCCCCCCCCAGAATACAAACACAGCCCAACCCCAGAATGCAAACACAGCCCAACCTGAAAGCCCAGTCGTAACACAGCGTGGGCCACAAATATCTCCAGAGAGAACTCCTCAACCAACCAGCCGAATACACCCATCTGAGGAAGAAGATCAGCATAGCCCCGAACACACGATCCAAATCAATGAAGACGAGCTGAAAACCTGTAGGGAagcctttcaaaaaatattctgtAGAACAGGCGATTCAAAGCcaagaataaataaatttcttgTCAAGCCGAACAACATGAAAAGTATACAACTAATCAACCACATACTGCAggagcgcatccaccatttcgcaACAAACTGCACTAACCAAGTTCAACAAAGGAAAAACATCAAGAAAGCGATCTATGTGGCAGGAATTTTACTTAAGAAGTATATTGTAAAAAAAACAGGCCCTCCAGACTATAAAATTACCGAGGATAAGATCAAACTCTTGAACAACAGTGTCGACAACGCAAAGAAGATCCTTAACTGGAAGGGAGGTAATTTTGGACGCTCCCTCACTGAAGAAGCGCGTCGAATAAAGAAGGCCAAGATGACCACAAGTGAATACATTACAATGCTTGAAGACAGGATGGCACTTCTGCAACAAAAACTTGACAAGCTTAAATCAAGACACCGAGTGAATGCTATAAGGAGAAAATTCAGCGAAAACCCATCCGTTAAATTAATAAACACTGAGGAAAGAGTCCAGCCACCTAATAAAGAAGATGTTGAAAAGTTCTACGCAGAACTATACAAGAAACATGAGAGCACAACTAACACCCCAGCCCTCGACAGATGGATAGCGAAACTCCAGAGAGAGACAGCATCACACAGGTATCAAGACCAACTACAGGAATCCCGGATAAACGAGCAGACCTTGCAGGTACTGGCCAAATCAGCTCCATGGAAAGCTCCAGGTGAGGATGGCATTCCAGCATATCTCTACAAGACATTTCCAGCAGCAAAGTCCTACCTTCAGAGGTTTATATACACCACAATAACAGGTGAACATAAAATGGCAGAACCTGACTGTAGGGCTGAAGTTGTCTTGATACATAAAAAAGGAGATAACAAAGACCCGGAAAACTACAGACCAATAGCGTTACTGAACACCGATTATAAAATACTAACTGGGGTAATAAGAAACACCTTACAGAAACATCTGCCAGACTGGGCAATACCTACGGAACAACTGGCTAGGGAGAATGTTTGGGGTACAATCCAGGGAATGTTGATCGATAAGGCCATAACCCAGAGAGCAAGACAAAATAGAGCTAAGCACTACTCTGCGTGGTACGACTTTAAGAAGGCATTTGACACCATAAGCCACCGTCACTTGAAGAGGATGATCAGCGTGTTACCACTCCACAAAAATATCAAGCGCCTCCTCAAAACAGTAATGGAGCTCTGGACCCTCCGAGTGAGAGTCGGAAAGGGAAAGACTGCTCCCATCTACATAAAAAGGGGCTTATACCAGGGCGATTCATTAAGCCCCCTGCTGTTCATACTGCTGACTGCATGTATTATAGAACACTTGAAAACAAGTCCACAAATCATCAAGAACACCAGAGGACAATTTGACATACTAGCATTCATGGACGACATAAAATGCcatgtaaaaacaaaaaaagccTTGAAGACAGTCACCGATGAAATAAGGAGGAGTGGAGAAGAGATAGGGCTGGTTTTAAACACAACCAAATGCGGAAGATATTGTAGAGTAGACGATGAGGATGACCACAATGCTCCCTTTCTACCCCAGATCCGTGAAGGGTACAAATACCTTGGACTAGAGCAACTGGAACGAGACTCTGCAAGAAACTACGATACCACAGAAGAAAAAATCCTAAAAGAAACAGAGAAGATATTTCGCTCCCCACTCACGGTACCGCAGAAGGTTCACCTCTTCAATACGGCCACAGTACCAAGTGCCATCTATGTACTCGGTAACATCTACCCCGACGAAAAGAGGAGTACAACACTGAAAAAGTGTAGAGATCTGGATAAGGCCATAAGGAAGATCTTAACTATAGAAAAtcataagggtagaacaacatCAAATGCCCATGTCTATCTGCCAATCATTAGGGGAGGTATGGGTCTGAAAAACATTGAGCTGGAAACGGAAATCCAACTAGCCAGAAGAGGTATATACCTTAAGTCACATGCTGACTTAGCAGGAACAAGAAAGAAGTATGAGGAGCTGAAGGCAGCGGGGTGGAGAAACCCCATCAGCGATCACGATTTCGTAATGAAGAAATACAGATGTCCAACTATAAATTACCAGCAGGAAAACTTAAAACAAAACTGTAAAATCGTGAAGGAACATATTTGCCAGACATTTCAACAAGAGCTAGAAAATGAATGGTCCCAGGATATGCACTACGGCAAGGTGGTACTtaaggaaaagaaaattatcgAATTCCCTGCTTACACATCCCCACTAATGGACCACTGGCGCTTCTCATTGCTACACTCTGCTGCAGAAGAACAACTCCACGGCCTGGGAGGGACTGCTGGAAGATCCAAGAAGTGTAGACGATGCAACACAGCAAGTGAAACTGCATACCACGTCAGCAGCGGATGCATCATAGGCGCTTACACGACCAGGCATGACTACATCGTCCACTGGATTCTAAAACACATCCTACTGAAACAAAATGCCCCTCAAGAAATCCTGGCAAACTTTCCGTTCGGTAAGGCCACATGCAACCCTACCTTCGAGACCGGAGGGCGCAAGATTATAGTACGGGCGGGAGGCAGCATATACACGGAGAAGATCCACCATAATAAACCGGACATCATGGTAAGATTTACAAACCCAGATGTCATATACATATTCGAAATTGCAGTGGCCCACGTCCAGAACATCAGGAcccaagaaaaaataaaaaaggttaGATACTCCGTCAATGGCGCGGTGCACATCGACCACACAAACTGCGAGACAGCTGGCAGAGACCTCAACCTGATCGGAGAGCTGGAGTCCCAATACCATTGCCCTGTACACCTGGGCATATTTGTGGTGGGGTGCTATGGAGAAGTGCTGAACACTGAGGAGCACAAAAACTTCCTGAAACTGTTAGCACAAGTTGGATTAACTAACTTTGAAATAAGATCATTGATAAATAAGTGCTCGTACAGTGTGGCAGTATCCACAACAAACATTTTGCTAAAACACCTAAGCATTTAG